The Ictalurus punctatus breed USDA103 chromosome 17, Coco_2.0, whole genome shotgun sequence sequence TTTGTATTGCTAAACTGTGTAGGTCCAGCCTGACTAGCATTTGACCTCTACATATGCTATTTAGAACCAACACACTTACTACATGTATGTTTTGTATGTTAGTTAGAATTACAGTGGACACAAACAGAACAGGTTCTGTTAAGTCCAAAATCATGATGTACTAATGGTTCAGCACCAGGTGCTCTGGAAGGAATTGGGTTACCATTCCCATCCCAGAGTTGATTATTTGCCCATTATTGCATTAAAGTTCACTGCAAGCGAACATGACAGGTCTATGCTGagtaaagtttaataaagaagaGACATTCCATACAGTGCTGATATTTGCACTTCCTTCTCCTGAACAGAGCTTTCTTCTGAACACCACTTCAATTTCTGATGCTATTCCCTTCTTGTGTGAAGGTTTCAATATATCTTGCAAACTTCACTCTAGAAAAACACCTGCTATACATCCTTAACCACGTTCTACTATTTAACCCGTCATCAAAGTCCCTCATCATCACATAATTTACAGTCAACCCCCTTTGTTACATTAAGCCAGGTTTTTATGTTGCACATAAAAAAAGCATGGGCTATCATAGCAGCCCCAGTTTCAGATAATCCCTTATAATATTGTTTGTTTCATAAACAAGTTTTTTCATGTattaaaattcattcattatctTCAGTGACTGTTTTATACTGGTCAAGGTCAAAGTGGGGGCAATTTAATGTAACCAATCCAACTACAGGttgtttttaggaggtgggatgaaaccagagaaatgggaggaaacccacatggagcTGCAAGGGGCTAATAGATACCCTCAATTAagcctataaataaaaaataaaaaaaatacatagacagacagacaaacagatagatcgatagatatatagatagatagatggatagatagatagataattcaGGTGAATATTCAGGAATCCCAGGATCTCTAGATATAATTTGAACCCTTGAACCCTTGAAGAAAGGGGTTAATCATCCAGTGTTAAGTTACACTTACAGCATCTTGTATAATTATACAGTTCATGTAATACATCAGGAATTAATGAGCTTCAGGGCATTCccttcattcatttttcttgcTTTCATTAATACACTCTAAATTTTTTATCAACCATGTCTCAAATATGATAGTAGATGTTACTGTAGAGTTTGTAGtcgatgataatgatgataatcaTGAACATCATTAGTGATATATAGACCTCAAATTATAGACCTCTATCTATGTGCATGTTGATAAGAAATTCATAATAAAGTACCATATAAGCCACTTCAGCACTTTCTTTTGTGCtgttattaattaaacaaagaaataaacataaCGCAAGAATGCATTtaagtgaaaacaaacaaaaaacctttcaattacagtaaatattttaatgataagTATGGAAAATAAGGattcttattgttattattattataaataactgaatggtctatgttttatttatagtcCGAACTACTATTCTTTCAGCTAAGACTATTAAAGACATGCTCATTTCTAGGAAATCATCCTGATATAATTAACTCCAGCTATAAACTGTAGATAGACTGAACAGAATGAAGAATCTATATTTAAACAGATGAAGTAAAGTCATTTTTTGTCtattttaatgatgttttaataaatgcaaTACATACAGGTATGAAgacatggtaaaaaaaaaacaaaaaaaacaatttcattcTTGATAGCATGTTTTACACATTGATAGCATTGTCTCTCgatactttttaattttaagaaTTCAGACTAACCAGCATGTCTACCATCATTTTCACCCTGCAGCCATTGCCTCTGCCttaaaataacagaaataagAACAATAAACATTTCTGCACAGTTTGGAACAGATATAGTTCAATTTATTCCCCCCCAGGACAAAATACTCAACCCTGAACAGCATGAACATAACAGCACAACAGTTTTGAGTTTATAGAGCATTAGCaatgaaaaaataagcaaaGAAAATATTCACCTACTCCTATCTGCAGTCTTATAAATATCTATACTGTGTGGCCAATGTACACTGGAcacactaaaaacaaacaacaacaacaaaaccccaACAAAAACAGGCCAAACAGGTTTATCAGTTTTGGCAATTACAAAGTAACACACTTACTGAACCAAACCATGAACTGAGTTTAACCGATTTCCTCCATCTAGGACTGGATTTGTCCATTGGTTCTGATCTCCGTTCAGCCTTTTTGCTATTAGACTTCATCTGCATCTAGAATCATCTGCATTTTTGTCTggaaatactttttttgtttgttttgcattttctttatCATCTAAACGAGACAACGATTGCCATGTAGCCTGTATAACTCTTAGAAaattaaatattcttttaaaaatccattttcaacactgaatctaagaaaacatgcatgtaACTGTTACCATTTCAGatgacaatatattttttacaagGTTACTTTACTTACACTGGCTGTATTTTGCCCTTAAATGAGTAACAGGGTTGAAACAAACATGAGAATATTAAAAACATCCTAATGacttacttaaaaaaaaaaaatgcagttaaaCATTTAGTCTCAAACAACAGGGTAACAGGGTTGTACATTCAAAGTTACCCCatcagtaatatatatatatatatatatatatatatatatatatatatatatatatatatatagatagatagatagatagatagatagatagatagataatataAAGAAACAAGAATGAGAgaaatttgttttttgtcttctcATGATCTTCAGCAAATACAGATGATGCAACATCCTGCTGAACTTGTGACTGTGAAATATTCCAAATAGTTCATAGAGGTGAATGTGGTCAGGTAACACGGTTGAGTGAAACTAAcattatatttgcatttttcatAACCTGTAATTGAGTCATAGAAAATGATGATTGagatgttaaaatattttaataattatactCCAAGGTAAAATGTAGGCTAGTTATAGTGGGCTAGGATAggttgtaatgttttattttattttttttttattttaaagtaaaatttaAAGTAGTTTATCTGAAACATTCTTATAAAGTTTggttctattctattctattgaaGGTACACTCAGTTCTCttcagaaaaaaacacttcactTTGTCACGTAACCCGATTTGACATGCAAATTATTATGATGcttcatgaatatgcaaataagcAAGTGGCATCCTTTTGGCTTCAGGTGTGGTACAAATGTTCCTCGATTTTCGAGTGAATGCAGTAAAAAGAAATGCTAAATTTAAAGCTGCAAAGCCATGGCACCATCTCCTGGTGTAAGTTAAATTTGACacgcttttctttctttctttctttctttctttctttctttctttcttttaaactactatatcattataattatgggaataaaacaacaacaaccctacCATTACATTACTGGTGTGGAGACGTTGCTGCAAACTAAAACATACAAGTGGTCAGTATCGGATGAGTCCGTGCACCCACTGCAGTCAGGAATAACAATGACCTGCTTCAGAATCTGCAGGCTCTAGTTTGTAACCAGTGTAACAggcttaaattaaataacagaaaaaacaGGATAAGTGACTTTCACTGATAAGAGAACTTTCACTGATAAGTATATGTCAAAATATGTTATTAAGCCTTTGTAGTGTTTGACAGAAGTAACATGACTTTGTGACATTATATAAGATGGTGTGGACAGCATTAAACAAGAAGTTGACCCCAAAAACCTTACGGTAGAACAAAAATTTACATAAACCTTCACAATTTTTTTATAAGGTTATAAAATTGTCATGTCCAATATTCTACATATTTTATACATGTACGTATGGGGTGACATGGCGGTGCAGTTGGTAGccttgccacctcacagctccagggttcaaattttgatcctgagcttggggtTCTGTCTGGGTGGAGTTTCTGTGTACGCTCTCCCTGTGTCCACATTGGAaactgggttctctggtttcctctcacctcccaaaacaaTAAGTGTAAACCATAAGTGGACTGGCTAAGATAAAATTGCcgctaggtgtgaatgagtgcatcaatgtgtgtgcatggtaatATATGATGCATTTCTGGATTTTATGTACAATAAAttgtgttttaatgaaacatCTTAAGAAGCAGGGGAATAAGGTATAATGCAGAGAGTTTTTCTTAATGTACTGTGTAATTTCAGAGATAGGtgctaatatttattattattattattattattattattattattattattattattattattattattaatttagttatttatttaaataatgtgttatCCTAATACTCCAAGAAAgaaattattaaatgttatttacttattagttgttttttttaacttagatttttatttgaccTGTTTGTTTACAGTGAATTTAAAAGTTTTGTGATGTGATGTtatatgatgtaaaaaaaaaagaaaaaagaaactgaAATAAATCATGCCAGATTTTTTTCCATCTTTAATGTGacatagcaaccaacaaaattcaagtgaaaaacaaatagattttttttaaggaaaaaagaaaagaaaaaaattttaaataacatGGGTGCACGAGTGTGCATGCCccttaaataatattttgttaaagCATATTTTGCTTCTAATACactctttttgggtaagagtggGCCAACTTAGCACACCTTtatttggcaattttattccaGTCTTCCTTGAACAAAATGCTCAAaggggatctcctgtgcacagatATCTTCATGTCGTTCAACGGGTTTCAATAGGATTTAGATCTcggctctgactgggccattccaaaactttggtcttcttctgaagccattccattattgacttggatttgtgcttttggTTGTTGCGTCCTGGAAGGTTTggaatgttttggaaattcttttgtacccctctcctgaacAGTACCTTTCCACAATGAGGTCaagtacatgctttgtaagctatTTGTGGACCATGTCTTCATCAgtcggatgaaaccaagaagatgtcgaAAAAAGTTTCCTACAGAAACAGTTGATCTTTATTTTGGGTTAACCAGAATAACTTCACTGGTGATAGATGtataataattacttttgaacatgagtttgaatgtgacaGAACAGGGGTTTGTACTCCAACTTCCTGATTTGGAAATTGTCAGACGTCCTCGTATATGTCAATGTTCCATTTGCTCCACATCTACTATCTAGCACAGAGGATATTCACAAGATGAATGCAAGCAATTGTTTCACTCCTAAGAGCATAAAGTATAAGAATACTGCTAGATTTGGATGATTGGCTCATGTGTGCCAGGATGGCAGGCCAGGCCACAGACACCCTCCAAATTGTGCCACTTGGCCTCATGgtaaaaggcaaaaaaaaattccctagTACAGCGACAGGTTACTATGGAGCTcccctagtgtcaggtaagaaaaaaataaaaatacagccaTGTGTAATCCGTGCCCTCAGTTTTGACACTAGGGGGGCTCCGTAGATCACTGTTCTTTGCTATTTGTTTTACATTGCTagaatttttgttatttttcttttgtaataTGTTAATGTCAGTAATATCAACAGCAGCTTCCACTGATACATGCAACTGTTAAATAATTATCAATATCAAACTATTACAAACAATGCACTATAAACTGGAGGCAGTTTGATTCAATACTAATGGATCATTGCAGACAAAAATAAGTCAAATATAGTGTACTTATGGGAAATACACATAGTACAAACATCTTTAATGCAAAACAACATTTTACAAAATCAGTAAACAACCAACCAATTGTTGATATGTTGATATAATGATATGTGGCATTTAAACAGTGTCTAGTGACTAAGAACATGAAATACTTCTAAAGTGTAAAGTTTATTACAGATACATACAGTGCATTTTCACATCATAAACATATTGCTACTCATACACTATGATATTCATAAACATATATAGAATTATTGGCAATCCTcataaaaataagcaaaaattatgttataaaataaacactagCCACAATAATTCACATTCTCTTAAACATATATGTGCCAAAATTATTTACACccctaaaaaatattttaaatgcatgCAAATTGTCATTGGAAAAacttgaaaaatatttttttcaagtgTTTCATTATTCCCagtattatttttcattaacattttacaGCTTTAAAATTGCACAGTTGAttcttgtggggtttttttttttttcattttaaattaatttattttttttactttttataaaaagCTTTCGGGAAGCATTGCAGGAAATGAGGCTTTCCAGAGAAAATCTCCACATGCGGCACCTGAAACTCATGGAGGATTATTATAATTGTATGTTGTGGTCAAAAGACAccaaacatttttgacatgcacaCCATCAGCATGTGATGGTATGCATGACAGAAGTTGACTGCATACAAGAAGCacctttggggctgttttgtggCCAGAGCTTTCAGAAAGATGATGAGTCAACATTACTAAATTAACACAAATAGTTAACACAAATCAATGTTTTGCAATGACCATCTCAGTCTCCAGACTGGGCCCTGTAAAGGTCCCTCAAAAAGTGCCTCCAGCattgttagacattacagacAGAGACGAAACTCTCTCCATGGCAGGcatcacaaaatattaattGTAAGGGTGTTGATAATTTTGAAACCAGTGTTTTGGAGAAATGCACTacttaaaaaaactttttgtgCTTGAAAAAACATGATTAAATTAAACCATACAAAGTCCCTGTAAGTTTGAGCTCAAAGAATCATGTATTGCATGTGTTATACTTTCTACTATACTACTTTATCCTCATTTTCAATAAAGGTGTATAATTACAACTAAGTGAGgtaataaacaaaaactttgGCTGCTCGTGTCTACTTTACACAAGTACAATAAGAGTAAATTGTAAATCATAACCGAAGATTGTATGAAGTAGAAGATATAAAGAAGTTAAAAGGAGTAACATAGtagaataagaagaaaaaatagTTGGAAGACAGAATTCTGGGCCTGCCAATACATAATTTCTGTAATTGGCAGTGACCCAGGTGGAAAAAGATACAGAAAGctgtgattttatttgaaaCTGGGGTTCCAGATGCTAGTGAGAGATGTGGGACTGGACCTGCGCAGAAGCCTGATGGAAAGGACGAAGAAGCTCAGGCTCATCAGGCCCAACACTGCCACCCCGGCAACAAGAGCACTTGTCACTGTGTCCAGTGGTGAGGAAGGGTTGCTAGATGAAGCTTATTAGAGAAACAGGAGGCTTTCAATAATAGTTTTTTTCTCATTAAAGTTTTTGGTACCAAATTACACTTTAAGCATAGAATTACTTTGTTGCTTGTCATGTCAATGCTGGAATCGGTGTCACActacaattcccagaacacaatgtggcctacaaacatggcagctGCAACAGTGTAGTACCCAGTACCCAGTACCCAGCACTCACAAATTCAGTCACATTCAAGCTCATTGTCATTCTGATTATATACTCCCGAAACCTATCAAACACAGTCAAACTCACAGTATATAAGGACTCCTAGTTCACACACTCAATGCGAAGTATACACTCTGTGTCTTTGTTACCAGTTGTTCCCAAGCTTTTGTATTTTGTGATTCTGAAACAATGGTTTTGATTTTGTTTCTGATTCTCCTGGTTTTTGATTCCTGTTTTGCCTAGTCTATGCTGTTTGCCAATCACCAGgccactgtttgttttttgatacTCTGTTTGTTTTATGATTTGGTTTTGTCTGATTTGGGGGGATgtggctcagatggtagagcgggttgtccactaatcgtagggttggtggtttgattcccagcccacatgactccacatgccgaagtgtccttgggcaagacactgaacgccaagttgctcccgatggctctgctaccattggtgtgtgagtgtgtgtgggaaagggtgaatgagacacagtgtaaagtgctttggaaccactaaggttaaaaaagtgctatataagtgcagaccatttgtCTGCTAGTTTTGTCTCTCCCTGTTGCCTGACAGAATAAATTGGTAGTAGCAGGTAACTTGGATTCGAATCAGGCTGTGGCAGAACAAGGCCGCCTGATTGGAGAACAACAGCAGCAGATAGCCCTGATCAACGTACAGCTAGCACAGCTCCACACCACAAAGACTTCCTTCAGGTTGCACCCGCTCTATCTGCTTCTCAGCTCATTGCATGCCCAGACCAATATATAGGTGATCCTGGCTGGTCTAAAGGCTTCATGCTACACTGTTCAGTATTCTTTTCAAGCCAAGAAGGAGTTTCCAAGTGAAACAAAATGACTCAGTTCATCAGCTTGCAAACGGATTAAATGCTAACCTGTGCCACTACAATTTGTGCTCAAGGAGGAGAACATGTTTCTTCCTATGACCATGTCAGCCACATTCCATATGTCAAAGGTCAAagagattagagagaggctCCTCAACGGCATACAGGGTAGACGAGCTTGCTCTGAACCTTCGCACATTGGCCGCTGGCAGTGACTGGAACAAGCCGGCACTCAAAGCCCCTTATTGGCAAGAGTTGAACATCCTCACTGAGTTGAACATCCTCATGTTGGGACAATCAGGGGTcccttgaagcattcattgacCATGACTCACTAAATGATCTCCTGCAAAGGAACCGAGGGGAGGTTAAAGTGAGAGTGGTGTGGTGGGCCATCACTGTGTCAGTGCCCTCCACCAAAAGCAAATCTCTCCCCTCGTTACTGTCTATGTTCTAATGATTAAGTTCAACATAGTGCTGGATTCCCTTATATGCATGCACAAAAGTGAAAACTGGAGTATCATTACGTAAAGGAGGTTTTCAGCAAAACCAAAGCCAGTGGGATGCCACCTCACTGCACATATAACTATACCACTGAGCTCATGGCAAGTGTCTTGCCCCTACATAACCCCATTTACCCCTTATCCACTACAGAGTAGTAGACTACCAGCAGTATTCTAATGTCTCAGCAGTGACGTTAACATGCTAGGCAAATTCATAATAGCGTACATTGATTATATCTTGAGCTACTCCCTAAGTAAAGAACCACACATCCACCATGTCAGAAAGGTCTTGCTCATCTCTTGGAGAACCAACTCTATGTTACAGGGGAGAAATGCAAATGTCATCTTTCAAAGATCTTCCCTTAGGATATATCATTAGCCCAGAATTGGCATTTATGGACCAGGACAAGGTCATGGCCATTATGAACTGGCCTGTTCTAACCACTGTTTAGGAGCTACAATGATTTCTAGGGTTTGCAAACTTTCATAGGAGCTTCATCAGGGGTTTCAACACCATTGCCTCACCCTTAACCTTCTTGCTTAAGACAGGTCCCAAGGTGCTTCATTGGAACACCTCAGCAAACCAGGCATACAAGTGCCTCAGGGAAGCCTTCACATCAGCCCCATTCTTAAACACCCTGATTCTTACAAGTCTTTCATAGCACAGGTGGATGCCTCTGAAACAGGGGTGGGTGCTGTCCTGTCACAGAGGTTTGGAAAGAAGCCCAAGCTGCACCCCTTGGCCTTCTTTTCCAGGAAGCTATCCCCAGCTGAACGCAACTATGACATTGGCAACAGAAAATACCTTGCCATGAAATTATCTCTGGAGGAATGTTGCCACTGATTGGAGGAGGAACTCTATCCCTTTACAATTTTCACAGGCCACAAGAACGTTGAGTATAATAAGTCAGTTAAAAGACTGAACTCTCACCAAGAATGCTACACCCTATTGTTGCTTGGTTTCAGTTCACAATTTCCTACAGACCAGGCTCCAGGAACACAAAGGCTGACTTTATCCAAACCCTCCCTGAGAAATCATGTATCCTACCACAATCAGGTTTTGTTGGGGCTACAACTTAGGACATGGGATTGGGAGATAGCGAACACACGAGAGGTGAGATTTCCTGCACAATGCCCAGCAGACAAGAAATACATGCCATCTCATCTCAGAGGCAAAGTGATCACATGGGCTTACACCTCCCCACCTGCTAGACTCACAGAACACACAAATTGCTTCTATGTAAACAGTGGTGGCCCCATATGTTTATCTTGTAATGCTCTTCATGAGCCCAAGCCAAAGTACCCCAAACCCTGCCCTTTGTTTCTGACCTCCCCATGTTTCAGAACAACACTGTCATTATCGTAACAGTAGACCAGTTTTCCAAGTTCCTTTGTCTGCTTTCTCTCCCTGGACTTCCTTCCACCATTGAGGCTATGGAGCTTATCTTTAACCATGTGGTCAAGTACTTTGGCATCCCGGAGGACACTGTGAGTGACTGGGGAGCTAAATTTACATCCAAAGTATCGGGAGGATTCATGGAAAAAGTGAATCCATCAGCCTAACTCCCACACCTCCAACCTTGTTTCAACATCAACATTGTATGTGATGTGTTTTATCATAGGCAACATGTAATTATATGTCTGTTGAAAGGGGGAAGACAACATCTTCGAATGGGACAAAATACTGGATCTGGTAATAATACACAGTGACCAAAAAAGAACTTACCAAGTTGTGAGTTGGTGGTTGAGCTTTCATCTACAAAAGAAAAATTACTTAATGGGTTATGGTAAATTGGAATATTATATATGCATAGTTagaaaaaaatttatttgtCAAAAGTTCTTTGGATAGCTGAAGCGCCCCTGAAATCAAAATGGGTCTTTCAGAGATTTTTGTACCTGTCAATTTGTGTTATAGACACCAATATGATAGTAAACTGGCAAACTGATAAAACtagtacaaatatatatatatatatatatatatatatatatatatatatatatatatatatatatatatatatatatatatataaattgttttGCAGCTATTTTCTGTTCTGGGAAAATTAGAATCAATACAGAATCAAATCTTTAAGATTAAGTTTTAACTTTAAGTGTGATTGGATGTATGTAAATTCTGATGTATATACTGAGCACCCCAGGACATACCATAATTCAtggtagttactgaataatatgcatTAAGACAAATAACCGAATAAGCCAGACGGGAAAACTGAAGAACACTTTAGGGTTCTACATTTAACTATTCTCTCACCACCTCTGGTGATTATAGGGCCTGCAGTTATGATAGCATCTTCAGCAGAAGCATGAGGAGCTGTGGTGtccctctttcttcttcttccacagATCTGAGATAAGAAATAGCATTCAGCACAGACATTAAGTATTAAAATTACACCCTGCTTAAAATGCCTTGATTTTGGTGTGAAAATAGTAATACAATAAGTTTAACAAGATttagacaaacaaaaaacaattttacCGGCATCAATGCTGCACAGTCATCCACACGACACAACTTTGTGACACAGTGCAAGAAGACAGTGGACATCCTCTGGTTTTTGTGTTTCACAAACCGGAAAACTTCAAAGGCAAAGCGGCCCATCTGGCTTTTCCCATTCTCAAAAACTGTGGTCTGTGGGTCTTTGTGACATCTATTAGGAAAATGAAACTAAGAATCAGACTATttctgagtacacacacacacacacacacacacacacacacacgcacacacacacacacacacagatgaagcATTCTGTAAAAGGCCATTGTAAGAGATTTGTATAGTGAGTGGTTGGTTTAAGCAGGTAATGAGCTCTCTGCTGGTTAATGCGCACCGCTTAACGCACCACTTTAGATAATGTGAAAGTACCCGAAGAAAAGATCGTAGCGTATCTCATCATTGGGATTCCCAGAGGGGGTGGTGTAACAGTAATCCATCAGTATATTCCACCTGGGCAGGAAGGAAGGGGGAGTGGGAGAGATAAGCAACCATTTGTGTTGCTGAAGCTAATCAAACCTctgattttaaacatttttaaataaatgtatattctATATTTGATTCAAATGAGAGAACTAAGCATATTAAATTATGTCATTAGTATGTTTTGTTGTAATAACTGTATTTGTTAACTTATTCCTCTTTTAAAGAATCAATATTCACAATAAGCAAATGGGTAAGTGTCTAAGTCATGTTACTCTATACTCCATTTCATAACAAAGTTAATTTTGTAgtatggaggtttttttttttttttttaaacagtaccTCTTATCTAGATTAGTGGCCTTGACAGCAGCAAACACTCTAGTCTTCAAAGCCAGACCAGCCATGGGAATGGACAACTGCTGACTGAAGGATGAATcctgagaaataattaaattatttattaacattcagTAAAATTATATTTACCCATCTAGGGAACAATACCAATGAAAAAGAATGCACAtagtaaaaaatgaaaatgtgacgTGCAATGTTTCATTTTCACTAAAAGAGAGCTGTCTTGTGGTTAGATATTTTTCTAtgacattatatacagtatcattAACACAAACTCTGTAAATATGATATGAGTCTAAAATAGGCAACTGTGTATGATGCaaatgtttacactgaaatCAACTATATTATCAAGTTCACTTACATTGTATAGAATCAAGCTCAAGGTGCTCACAAAGGTTCCATTGTTGTCTTTTACTGCTATTGCTGCTGAAGATCTTGAAAACAGTACAGGCAAGGTGTGCAAAATTAACAATACAGTGCACTGAggtaacaaaaatgttttaaaacactTCTAAAAACTGTATCTAATATTTAATTgatctaaaatgatcaaaacattGTATGATGAACAAATAGCACA is a genomic window containing:
- the zpld1b gene encoding zona pellucida-like domain-containing protein 1 — its product is MELICLFLFLMHGMPLAFTQFNGYNCDPAFHSRFPAEKDITVYCGVQTITLKINFCPVLYSGYTDADLALNGHHGDAQCRGFINNNTFPTAVLFSISLSTLEACGNMLVVSAAHGHNAFGNISLVQIGNVSGYIDTPDPPTIISYLPGLLYKFSCSYPLEYLVNNSQLASSSAAIAVKDNNGTFVSTLSLILYNDSSFSQQLSIPMAGLALKTRVFAAVKATNLDKRWNILMDYCYTTPSGNPNDEIRYDLFFGCHKDPQTTVFENGKSQMGRFAFEVFRFVKHKNQRMSTVFLHCVTKLCRVDDCAALMPICGRRRKRDTTAPHASAEDAIITAGPIITRGDESSTTNSQLASSSNPSSPLDTVTSALVAGVAVLGLMSLSFFVLSIRLLRRSSPTSLTSIWNPSFK